One segment of Novipirellula artificiosorum DNA contains the following:
- a CDS encoding PAS domain-containing protein produces MTSINSKKVFLDSLSDPSKAALDRPDANLPLLNTYDQLLNLHMPPSMLISESNRILHVFAGATQFLRPIGSRVSNNVADQVHADIRVPLVTAVQRAKREQTTVNVAGLRLERPDGPLNLKLLVRPLQDPATSEKSFLIEFDVRDGIETPPQSAAEPEVELAATEDVAAREEELCGAHARVKASIEQLQSTNQELVASNQELQHANEKLHRVKGELLTANAEFQRKIAELTELTDDMDNLLNSTHVDTIFLDRQLKVRKFTPDITRIFSGIRQNVGRGIENCTCNLDNDQLVQEIRQVLRSEAPYEREVRDRKGYIFLMRILPYVSRGSVDGVVLTLIDITSLRQAESQLAELSDIVRQSDDAVFRVDSAGMIRSWNAGAEQLYGRTKQIIGQHLSLLVHMDQRKEVLGVLNSLTNSQTVQRIQTQHLREDGVTVDVAVSISPIRNDRGDMVAASVIARDISDRVRAEDEIRDAVRQRDRFLAMLSHELRNPLGAIVNAARLIAATTEGEVNQKRATEVVIQQSDQMSRLLDDLLDVSRVTLGKIELKRKTFDLVETVQEAVRALEDSFKQYELELSFDCYEGSLFIDGDPVRLQQVVVNLLRNASKYTPAGGKVSLTIRRDANEVEIRVKDTGVGIANEMIPEIFEMFVQTNNTLERSQGGIGVGLTLVKAIVEMHDGSVEVFSHGQGRGSEFRVRLPLTLTPDPAEVASPSITAASRTGNINSIVVVEDIQDAREMLEGILQLQGFSVKSAEDGPSGLRLIESEMPDLALVDIGLPGIDGYEIARQLRKKQSTMSIYLVALTGYGQASDHQAVLDAGFDDHLVKPLRIDDLDRILLRHSDPSRV; encoded by the coding sequence GTGACGAGCATCAATTCGAAAAAGGTATTTCTAGACTCGCTCTCGGATCCGTCAAAGGCAGCGTTGGATCGGCCCGACGCAAATCTGCCGCTGCTGAATACTTACGATCAACTTTTGAATCTCCACATGCCTCCGAGCATGTTGATTTCCGAGAGCAATCGAATACTGCATGTTTTTGCCGGTGCGACTCAATTCCTTCGGCCCATCGGCAGCCGGGTCTCGAACAATGTCGCTGATCAAGTTCACGCCGACATCCGTGTTCCTCTTGTCACCGCGGTGCAGCGTGCCAAGCGAGAGCAGACAACGGTCAACGTTGCGGGCCTTCGCCTCGAGCGTCCTGATGGTCCACTGAATCTGAAGCTATTGGTTCGGCCACTGCAGGATCCAGCCACTTCCGAGAAATCGTTCTTAATCGAGTTCGATGTCCGGGACGGTATCGAAACCCCACCGCAGTCGGCCGCTGAACCCGAAGTCGAGCTTGCCGCAACGGAAGATGTTGCCGCACGCGAGGAGGAACTTTGCGGCGCACACGCGCGTGTGAAGGCCTCAATTGAACAACTGCAATCGACCAATCAAGAATTGGTTGCATCCAACCAAGAATTGCAACATGCGAACGAAAAGCTGCATCGCGTCAAGGGAGAACTGTTGACCGCGAACGCGGAGTTCCAACGCAAGATCGCAGAATTGACAGAGTTGACCGATGACATGGACAACCTGCTTAACAGCACTCATGTCGACACGATCTTTCTTGACCGCCAATTGAAAGTCCGCAAATTCACGCCTGACATCACTCGAATCTTCAGCGGGATACGTCAAAATGTTGGTCGAGGAATCGAGAATTGCACTTGCAACCTCGATAACGATCAACTTGTTCAAGAAATCAGACAAGTACTGCGGTCAGAAGCCCCGTATGAACGCGAGGTCCGTGACCGTAAGGGGTACATCTTTTTGATGCGAATCTTGCCGTATGTTTCACGAGGTTCAGTCGATGGAGTCGTTTTGACTCTGATTGACATTACGAGTCTTAGGCAAGCGGAGTCGCAACTCGCAGAGCTTTCCGACATTGTTCGACAATCCGATGATGCAGTCTTCCGCGTGGATTCAGCTGGAATGATCCGCTCATGGAATGCCGGAGCAGAACAACTGTATGGACGGACCAAGCAAATTATCGGCCAACATCTATCGCTGCTTGTCCACATGGACCAACGAAAAGAAGTCCTGGGTGTGTTGAACAGCTTGACGAATTCACAAACCGTCCAGCGCATACAAACTCAACACCTACGTGAGGACGGAGTGACGGTTGATGTTGCCGTATCGATTTCGCCGATACGAAATGATCGTGGTGACATGGTCGCCGCTTCGGTGATTGCCCGAGACATCAGTGACCGAGTGCGAGCGGAAGACGAAATTCGCGATGCCGTCCGTCAACGTGATCGGTTTTTAGCGATGCTATCGCACGAACTGCGCAACCCACTTGGTGCCATCGTCAATGCCGCACGGTTGATCGCCGCCACGACGGAAGGTGAGGTGAATCAAAAACGAGCCACCGAGGTCGTCATTCAACAATCGGATCAAATGTCACGCTTGCTCGATGATTTGCTGGACGTATCAAGAGTCACGCTAGGCAAGATAGAATTGAAACGAAAGACCTTTGATCTTGTCGAAACGGTGCAAGAGGCGGTTCGTGCCCTTGAGGATTCCTTCAAACAGTATGAATTGGAATTGTCGTTCGATTGCTACGAGGGTTCGCTGTTCATTGACGGGGATCCGGTTCGCTTGCAACAAGTGGTTGTGAATCTGTTACGTAACGCAAGCAAGTACACGCCTGCCGGGGGCAAAGTGTCACTGACGATACGCCGCGACGCGAACGAGGTCGAAATCCGCGTGAAAGACACGGGTGTCGGGATTGCTAACGAGATGATCCCTGAAATCTTTGAGATGTTCGTCCAGACCAACAATACGCTCGAACGTAGTCAAGGCGGAATCGGTGTTGGCTTGACGCTTGTCAAAGCAATTGTCGAAATGCATGACGGCTCCGTCGAAGTCTTTAGTCACGGTCAGGGTCGCGGTAGCGAATTTCGCGTTCGTCTGCCGCTGACCCTCACGCCCGATCCGGCCGAAGTGGCGTCACCCTCCATCACAGCCGCTTCAAGAACAGGCAACATCAACAGCATTGTTGTCGTTGAGGATATCCAGGACGCGCGTGAGATGCTTGAAGGGATCTTGCAGCTTCAAGGATTCAGCGTTAAAAGTGCCGAGGACGGCCCGAGTGGATTGCGATTGATTGAGTCAGAGATGCCGGACTTGGCATTGGTCGACATTGGGCTGCCTGGAATTGACGGTTATGAAATAGCACGTCAGTTACGAAAGAAACAATCCACGATGAGTATCTATCTGGTTGCGTTGACTGGCTACGGACAGGCGTCTGACCACCAAGCCGTACTCGATGCGGGGTTCGATGACCACTTAGTCAAGCCATTAAGGATCGATGATTTGGATCGGATCCTATTGCGACATAGTGATCCCAGTAGGGTTTGA
- a CDS encoding TVP38/TMEM64 family protein: MATEIESPAQGNTSRKTQKTVVFLVVAAIVVITYTQLGDLLSLENLAKHETGLREFQADHPILVYGVAFFVYVVVTGLSLPGAAVLTLVYGWYFGLLRGVVLVSFASTAGATVAFLLSRFLFRDSIRKRFGQRLQSFNEALEREGPFFLFTMRLIPAVPFFVINAVMGLTPIRTLTFCWVSQLGMLAGTAVYVYAGSSVPDLQTLAEDGIGAVFSPIQLAQIIIAFAILGIFPLIVRLTMKCIKRPSSSKGVKAQRKPSDHE; this comes from the coding sequence ATGGCAACGGAAATCGAAAGCCCAGCGCAGGGGAATACTTCCAGGAAGACCCAGAAGACGGTTGTTTTCTTGGTCGTTGCGGCCATCGTGGTCATTACGTACACGCAGTTGGGTGACCTGTTGAGCCTTGAAAACCTCGCCAAGCACGAAACCGGGCTCCGTGAATTCCAAGCCGATCACCCGATCCTGGTCTACGGAGTCGCGTTTTTCGTTTACGTCGTCGTGACGGGGCTTTCGCTCCCAGGCGCCGCCGTGTTGACGCTCGTCTACGGTTGGTATTTCGGACTGCTGCGCGGTGTGGTGCTCGTTAGCTTTGCGTCGACCGCGGGAGCAACGGTGGCATTCTTGCTGAGCCGGTTCCTGTTTCGGGATTCGATTCGGAAGCGATTCGGCCAGCGGCTACAGAGTTTCAATGAGGCATTGGAAAGGGAAGGTCCCTTTTTCTTGTTCACCATGCGACTCATCCCGGCGGTTCCGTTCTTTGTCATCAACGCGGTGATGGGATTGACGCCGATCCGAACTCTAACGTTTTGCTGGGTCAGTCAATTGGGGATGCTGGCAGGGACAGCCGTTTACGTCTATGCCGGCTCAAGCGTCCCCGACCTTCAAACGCTTGCGGAGGATGGCATTGGTGCCGTTTTCAGTCCGATCCAACTGGCTCAAATCATCATCGCATTTGCAATCCTTGGCATATTTCCTCTGATCGTCCGTTTGACCATGAAATGCATCAAACGGCCCAGTTCAAGCAAAGGCGTGAAGGCGCAAAGGAAACCAAGTGACCATGAGTGA
- a CDS encoding sulfatase-like hydrolase/transferase, with product MLGFGVVMLVGSMSADAAAPSPNVILMMSDDQGWGDVGFNGNDQIQTPHLDQMAANGIRFDRFYAAAPLCSPTRGSCLTGRYPFRFGILAAHTGGMRVGEITIAEMLKKKGYQTGFFGKWHIGWVKPEEVGTRGFYSPPSHHGFDEYFATTSAVPTWNPTVTPSGWDSWGGQEGEPWKGGFPYVHNGQEAKDNLDGDDSRVIMDRVIPFVESNKDQPFFATVWFHTPHEPVVAGEAFKKLYAKSGRTRQNYYGCITAMDEQIGRLREKLRDLEIEKHTVVFFCSDNGPSDGLAKKGVASAGPFSGHKHTMYDGGLLVPACAEWPGVIPAGTSTDTRCATVDYFPTIIKLAGLVMPDKDKRPIDGIDLLQVIQGKVTDRGKDLFFGYRRLHQGIDGKAIISGDWKLLQEAKQDGRVRLFDLSSDPFEQHDLCTELPDRAKELSEKLAELEASCDRSRDGADYRY from the coding sequence ATGCTCGGTTTTGGCGTCGTCATGCTCGTGGGCTCGATGTCCGCCGATGCAGCAGCGCCCTCGCCCAACGTCATCCTGATGATGAGTGACGATCAAGGATGGGGCGACGTCGGTTTCAACGGCAACGATCAGATCCAGACGCCACACTTGGACCAGATGGCAGCCAATGGCATTCGGTTCGATCGCTTCTATGCCGCAGCGCCGCTTTGTTCGCCAACGCGTGGCAGTTGCTTGACGGGACGCTATCCCTTTCGTTTCGGAATCCTCGCAGCCCATACCGGCGGGATGCGCGTCGGGGAAATCACGATTGCCGAAATGCTGAAGAAGAAGGGATACCAAACGGGTTTCTTTGGCAAGTGGCATATCGGTTGGGTGAAGCCGGAGGAAGTCGGCACGCGAGGTTTCTATTCGCCACCCTCACACCATGGATTCGATGAATACTTCGCGACGACGAGCGCGGTTCCGACTTGGAATCCGACGGTCACACCCAGTGGCTGGGACAGTTGGGGCGGGCAGGAAGGCGAACCTTGGAAAGGTGGCTTTCCGTACGTACACAACGGACAAGAGGCAAAAGACAACTTGGACGGTGATGACAGTCGCGTGATCATGGATCGCGTGATCCCCTTCGTCGAGTCGAACAAAGACCAGCCATTTTTTGCGACCGTTTGGTTCCACACCCCGCATGAACCCGTTGTCGCCGGGGAAGCGTTCAAAAAGCTCTACGCGAAATCGGGTCGTACGAGACAAAACTACTACGGCTGTATTACAGCAATGGACGAGCAGATTGGCCGGTTGCGTGAAAAGTTGCGTGATCTTGAAATCGAGAAACACACCGTCGTTTTCTTTTGTAGCGACAATGGTCCATCCGATGGACTGGCAAAAAAAGGAGTCGCATCGGCGGGGCCGTTTAGCGGACACAAACATACGATGTATGACGGTGGTCTATTGGTGCCGGCATGCGCAGAGTGGCCCGGTGTGATTCCAGCAGGCACGTCGACCGACACCCGCTGCGCGACCGTCGATTACTTCCCAACCATCATCAAACTGGCCGGTCTTGTCATGCCCGACAAAGACAAACGGCCGATCGATGGGATCGATTTGCTACAAGTGATTCAAGGTAAAGTGACGGATCGTGGCAAAGACTTGTTTTTCGGCTACCGTCGTCTTCATCAAGGAATCGATGGCAAAGCGATTATCTCAGGTGATTGGAAATTACTTCAAGAAGCAAAGCAGGATGGACGCGTACGGCTGTTTGATTTAAGCAGCGACCCCTTCGAGCAGCATGACCTTTGCACCGAATTGCCAGACCGAGCCAAGGAACTGAGCGAGAAGCTTGCTGAGCTTGAAGCGAGTTGCGATCGCAGCCGAGACGGTGCAGACTATCGCTACTAA
- a CDS encoding mercuric reductase, producing MSDLTQLQPYDEYNQQLEANVHPPRWSNPTPSGRYNLVIIGAGTAGLVTAAGAAGLGAKVALIERSLMGGDCLNVGCVPSKGVISAARVAATVKVASAFGVDVPGGVNVNFAAAMERMRKLRARISPNDSAMRFRDLGIDVYFGQGRFIDSSTMDVEGTKLNFKRAVIATGARAAAPPIAGLQHVEYLTNESVFSLTELPRRFGVIGAGPIGCEMAQAFAQLGSEVFLTLSNRGILPREDREAAEIVRKSMLRDGVKLLSFGRSVEVKSEEGLRLAGQLNGERHEQTIDKLLVAVGRVPNVEHLNLEGVGVEFDKAGVRVNDRMQTTHPRIYAAGDICSPYQFTHAADFMARIVIQNALFKGRKKSSSLTIPWTTYTSPELAHVGLNAIDAKQKGIGIDTYVQHFSDVDRAILEGEDEGFAKVHVKKGTDQILGATIVARNAGDMISEITLAMTHGLGLSKIGSTIHPYPTQAEAIRRLGDQYSRTRLTPWVKTLFNKWLAWTR from the coding sequence ATGAGTGATCTCACCCAACTCCAGCCCTACGACGAATACAATCAACAACTCGAAGCGAACGTCCATCCTCCGCGTTGGAGCAACCCGACGCCATCAGGACGCTACAACTTGGTGATCATTGGGGCGGGTACGGCCGGTTTGGTGACCGCCGCCGGTGCGGCGGGACTCGGTGCGAAGGTCGCCTTGATCGAGCGCAGCTTGATGGGCGGCGATTGCCTCAACGTCGGATGTGTACCCTCGAAGGGAGTCATCAGCGCGGCCCGTGTGGCGGCGACCGTCAAGGTTGCAAGTGCGTTCGGCGTCGATGTACCTGGGGGAGTGAACGTCAATTTCGCTGCTGCCATGGAAAGGATGCGAAAGCTGCGAGCCCGCATCAGCCCAAACGATTCGGCGATGCGGTTCCGCGATCTTGGCATCGATGTCTACTTTGGACAAGGTCGTTTCATCGACTCCAGCACGATGGACGTCGAGGGTACGAAGCTGAACTTCAAGCGAGCCGTTATCGCAACCGGCGCCCGAGCCGCCGCCCCACCGATCGCTGGACTCCAACACGTCGAGTATCTAACCAATGAAAGCGTCTTCTCGCTGACCGAACTGCCGCGACGATTCGGGGTGATCGGTGCGGGCCCCATCGGATGCGAAATGGCACAGGCGTTTGCCCAGCTTGGCTCCGAAGTATTCCTGACCCTGTCCAATCGCGGCATCTTACCTCGCGAAGATCGAGAAGCAGCCGAGATCGTGCGGAAGTCGATGTTGCGTGACGGTGTGAAGCTGCTTTCCTTTGGGCGATCCGTCGAAGTCAAGAGCGAGGAGGGGCTGCGACTTGCGGGCCAACTCAACGGCGAGCGCCACGAGCAAACGATCGACAAATTGTTAGTCGCCGTGGGTCGCGTTCCCAACGTCGAACATCTGAACCTTGAAGGTGTCGGTGTCGAATTCGACAAAGCGGGCGTAAGAGTCAACGATCGAATGCAAACGACCCACCCACGCATCTATGCAGCGGGCGATATTTGTTCGCCTTATCAGTTCACTCACGCTGCGGATTTCATGGCTCGCATCGTCATTCAAAACGCCCTGTTCAAAGGCCGTAAAAAGTCGAGCTCGCTCACGATTCCTTGGACCACCTACACATCCCCAGAGCTGGCCCATGTTGGACTGAACGCTATCGACGCCAAGCAGAAGGGAATCGGCATCGACACGTACGTGCAGCACTTTAGCGACGTGGACCGCGCCATCCTCGAAGGGGAAGACGAAGGATTCGCAAAAGTTCACGTCAAGAAAGGCACGGATCAGATATTGGGAGCCACCATCGTCGCTCGTAACGCTGGCGACATGATCTCGGAAATCACACTGGCCATGACGCACGGACTCGGCCTGTCCAAGATCGGTAGCACCATTCATCCCTATCCGACGCAGGCCGAGGCCATCCGCAGGCTTGGCGATCAATACAGCCGGACCCGGCTCACCCCATGGGTCAAGACGTTGTTCAACAAATGGCTGGCGTGGACCCGCTGA
- a CDS encoding aldehyde dehydrogenase family protein: MSQVLNATFPYYLANEPIAANAELAVTDKYTGQVATRVAMADSMTIDRAIAAAVEAATPMRRMPPYERQAVLNHCVSRFTERFDELAMLLCIEAGKPIKDSRGEVARLIDTFRIAAEESVRIGGEVINLEIAPRARGYRGMFKRVPIGPCSFISPFNFPLNLAAHKIAPAIAVGCPFVLKPASRTPLGALIIGEVLAETDLPKGAFSILPCHRDGADLFTTDDRLKLISFTGSPAVGWDLKARAGKKKVVLELGGNAACIVDADADLQDATERLIVGAFYQSGQSCIGVQRILAHERIYSELRDRLVEATRKLVAGDPKDEATFIGPMISETEAARLASWITAAVDAGGKLLCGGKRDAAMLDATLLEDVPTDQAVCSQEAFGPVAVLRPFSNFQDAINEANNSAFGLQAGLFTRDLYKMQYAWDELEVGGVIVGDVPSWRVDNMPYGGVKDSGLGREGVRFAMDDMTEVRNLVIRTPHNNTL; this comes from the coding sequence GTGTCACAAGTACTCAACGCAACGTTCCCGTACTACCTTGCGAACGAGCCGATTGCCGCGAACGCGGAACTCGCGGTCACGGACAAATACACGGGTCAAGTTGCCACGCGCGTTGCGATGGCAGACAGCATGACGATTGATCGAGCGATCGCAGCTGCGGTCGAAGCGGCAACGCCGATGCGCCGGATGCCACCGTATGAACGCCAGGCTGTGTTGAACCACTGTGTGTCGCGTTTCACGGAGCGGTTTGATGAATTGGCCATGTTGCTCTGCATCGAAGCGGGAAAGCCGATCAAGGACAGTCGTGGCGAGGTTGCCCGCTTGATCGACACGTTTCGTATCGCGGCCGAAGAGTCGGTGCGGATCGGCGGTGAAGTCATCAACCTGGAAATCGCTCCTCGCGCCCGAGGCTATCGCGGCATGTTCAAACGGGTGCCGATTGGACCCTGTTCGTTCATCTCTCCATTCAATTTCCCGCTGAACCTGGCGGCTCACAAAATCGCTCCCGCGATCGCTGTCGGTTGCCCGTTTGTTTTGAAGCCTGCCAGTCGCACACCTCTCGGCGCCTTGATCATCGGTGAGGTTCTCGCGGAAACCGACTTACCCAAAGGAGCGTTCTCGATTCTCCCCTGCCACCGTGACGGAGCCGATTTGTTCACAACCGACGATCGGCTGAAGCTGATCAGCTTCACGGGCTCACCAGCAGTCGGTTGGGATTTGAAGGCTCGTGCTGGTAAAAAGAAAGTGGTCTTGGAACTTGGAGGCAATGCGGCCTGTATCGTTGACGCCGACGCGGATTTACAGGACGCAACGGAGCGGCTGATCGTCGGCGCTTTCTATCAATCGGGCCAAAGTTGCATCGGTGTTCAACGTATCTTGGCCCATGAACGCATCTATAGCGAACTGCGTGATCGCCTCGTCGAAGCCACCCGCAAACTGGTGGCCGGCGATCCCAAGGATGAAGCGACCTTCATTGGACCTATGATTTCGGAGACGGAAGCCGCTCGGCTCGCATCGTGGATCACAGCGGCGGTCGATGCGGGTGGGAAACTTCTTTGTGGCGGAAAACGAGACGCCGCCATGCTCGATGCGACACTGCTCGAAGATGTCCCAACCGACCAGGCCGTTTGCAGCCAAGAGGCATTCGGTCCCGTCGCGGTACTCCGTCCATTCAGCAACTTCCAAGATGCGATCAACGAGGCAAACAATAGTGCGTTTGGTTTGCAAGCGGGCCTGTTCACACGAGACCTCTACAAGATGCAATACGCCTGGGACGAGTTGGAAGTTGGCGGAGTGATTGTCGGTGATGTCCCTTCGTGGCGAGTCGATAACATGCCTTACGGCGGCGTCAAAGACAGCGGTCTGGGCCGTGAAGGTGTTCGTTTCGCCATGGACGACATGACGGAAGTCCGCAATCTCGTCATCCGAACTCCGCACAACAACACTCTATGA
- the arsS gene encoding arsenosugar biosynthesis radical SAM (seleno)protein ArsS (Some members of this family are selenoproteins.), protein MQLTLLRQKAELANAAVQREILEGEFTPRRQPYFDQKLRDSGLDPLRATGIEVLQINVGKVCNQTCTHCHVDAGPDRREAMSRETAEAVIDVLAATDISTLDITGGAPEMNPNFRWLVEQAARLGRRVIDRCNLTILMAKGFKDLPEFLAEHGVEVVASLPCYLEENCDLQRGNGVFRRSIDALRRLNTLGYGLPGSGRKLSLVYNPIGRTLPPQQDELEATYRRELKSRYEIVFSELHTITNLPISRFLDDLLRANKLEEYLQTLIDNFNPLTVEGVMCRTMLSVDWQGRLFDCDFNQMLNIGLEQGMPQSIHDFDAALLSTRAIMSGRHCFGCTAGSGSSCQGAVVNVKPKASADH, encoded by the coding sequence ATGCAGTTGACCTTACTTCGACAGAAAGCGGAATTGGCCAACGCAGCCGTCCAGCGAGAAATCCTGGAGGGTGAGTTCACGCCACGACGGCAACCTTACTTCGACCAGAAACTGCGTGACAGCGGGCTTGATCCGTTGCGGGCGACCGGTATCGAGGTATTGCAAATCAACGTTGGGAAAGTGTGCAACCAGACTTGCACGCACTGTCACGTTGATGCTGGGCCGGACCGCCGTGAGGCCATGTCGCGTGAAACGGCCGAAGCCGTCATCGACGTGCTCGCAGCCACCGACATTTCGACACTCGACATCACTGGCGGTGCGCCGGAAATGAACCCGAATTTTCGTTGGCTGGTCGAGCAGGCCGCGCGGCTGGGTCGCCGTGTGATCGACCGCTGTAACTTAACCATTTTGATGGCAAAGGGTTTCAAAGACTTGCCTGAATTTCTTGCGGAACATGGCGTCGAAGTCGTCGCCTCGCTGCCATGCTACCTAGAAGAAAACTGTGATCTGCAGCGTGGAAACGGTGTTTTTCGACGGTCCATCGACGCCTTGCGGCGTCTCAACACGCTCGGTTACGGCCTTCCCGGATCGGGACGCAAATTGTCGCTGGTTTATAACCCGATCGGCAGGACGCTGCCGCCACAGCAAGACGAGTTGGAAGCGACGTATCGTCGCGAGTTGAAGTCGCGTTACGAGATCGTATTCTCGGAATTGCACACGATCACGAATCTACCCATCAGCCGATTTCTGGATGACCTGTTGCGGGCAAACAAGCTTGAGGAGTACTTGCAGACGCTGATCGACAACTTTAATCCGCTGACCGTCGAAGGTGTGATGTGTCGTACGATGTTGTCCGTTGATTGGCAAGGCCGGCTATTCGATTGTGACTTCAACCAAATGCTGAACATCGGGCTGGAGCAGGGGATGCCCCAATCGATTCACGATTTTGACGCGGCGTTGCTTTCCACGCGGGCCATCATGTCTGGCCGCCACTGTTTCGGTTGTACTGCTGGCAGTGGATCGAGCTGCCAAGGTGCCGTCGTAAACGTCAAGCCGAAGGCGTCCGCAGATCACTGA